A genomic region of Paenibacillus sp. PL2-23 contains the following coding sequences:
- the iolE gene encoding myo-inosose-2 dehydratase → MRKPTTFQIGIHPINWVGEDVREHGADTTFETIVDDIQRLGLTGTEMGRKYPQDRAALKRELASRGIRLVSQWKSVLLSDPSCREAELAAYRTHAQFLHEMGSPVISTAEVGGSLHFDPRRTPHEKEVLRLDEAGWHSLAEGLNAAGRIAREYGMKLAYHHHGGTVVESPEEIDRLMALTDPALVWLLYDTGHAYYGGSDPLQLLRKHYGRIAYVHLKDVRPHVLAEARTQGADFVTCIRKGVFTVPGDGCIDFAPILAELVERGYEGWAMLEGEQDPALHPPFQYARNALDYMNGLLEAAGGGE, encoded by the coding sequence ATGCGCAAGCCAACAACGTTCCAAATCGGCATTCACCCCATTAACTGGGTTGGTGAGGATGTCCGGGAGCATGGAGCGGATACAACGTTTGAAACTATTGTGGACGATATCCAGAGGCTGGGTCTGACCGGCACAGAGATGGGGCGCAAATATCCCCAGGATCGAGCGGCGCTGAAGCGGGAGCTGGCGTCTCGGGGAATACGGCTCGTCTCGCAGTGGAAGTCGGTGCTGCTGTCGGATCCCTCCTGCAGAGAGGCGGAGCTGGCGGCTTATCGCACGCATGCACAGTTTCTGCATGAGATGGGCAGCCCTGTCATCAGCACAGCGGAGGTCGGCGGCTCGCTCCACTTCGATCCGCGCCGTACGCCGCATGAGAAGGAGGTGCTGCGCTTGGACGAGGCGGGCTGGCACAGCCTGGCTGAAGGGCTGAACGCCGCGGGCCGCATTGCCAGGGAATATGGCATGAAGCTGGCTTATCATCATCATGGCGGAACGGTGGTGGAGTCGCCGGAGGAGATTGACCGCCTTATGGCGCTCACCGACCCGGCGCTCGTCTGGCTGCTCTATGACACAGGGCATGCCTATTATGGCGGCTCCGACCCGCTGCAGCTGCTGCGGAAGCATTACGGCCGCATAGCTTATGTGCACTTGAAGGATGTCCGGCCGCATGTGCTTGCGGAGGCGCGGACGCAAGGAGCGGATTTTGTCACCTGTATCCGCAAGGGTGTCTTCACGGTGCCCGGCGACGGCTGCATCGACTTTGCGCCAATACTGGCAGAGCTGGTGGAGCGGGGCTATGAAGGTTGGGCTATGCTTGAGGGCGAGCAGGATCCAGCCCTGCACCCTCCATTCCAATATGCTCGCAATGCGCTGGATTATATGAACGGCCTGCTGGAAGCGGCGGGCGGAGGGGAGTAG
- the iolD gene encoding 3D-(3,5/4)-trihydroxycyclohexane-1,2-dione acylhydrolase (decyclizing) → MKTIKLSMAQALLQFLDNQYVSIDGKETKFVQGVMGIFGHGNVTGIGEALERSPGGLTFIQGKNEQGMAHAATAFAKQSGRRRIYACTSSIGPGALNMVTAAGTATVNRIPLLLLPGDNFACRQPDPVLQQLEAPADYTLSAADAFKPVSRYWDRIVRPEQLMKAALQAMRVLTDPAETGAVTLALPQDVQAETYDFPASFLARRVHAVDRRPPAAAAIHRAVSLLIGKRRPLLIAGGGVHYSGATGELAAFAEAFGIPVAETQAGKSVLPWDHPLNMGGVGVTGTLAANRLAKEADAIIGIGTRYSDFTTASKSAFGNPDVQFININVSAFDSVKLGGIAVTADAKEALQALHAALKGANYASGYGTDELMSLKSEWSREVDRLYTLEHEEGLSQTRALGVINESLQPSDIIVAAAGSLPGDLHRLWRPAQPGTYHMEYGFSCMGYEVSGAFGAALAAPKQEVYAMVGDGSYLMLHSELLTSIQEGVKMTVLLFDNSGYQCIHNLQRGHGSDGFGNEFRYREDATGRLTGDYMPMDFAAHARSMGARAYTVRTAQQLREALLQAREESGSALIEIKVLPGTNTDGYESWWRVDVPSVSSSPKVEASHRAVAEGIARTREL, encoded by the coding sequence AATGGGTATATTCGGCCATGGCAATGTGACGGGGATCGGCGAGGCATTGGAGAGGAGTCCTGGCGGATTAACATTCATTCAAGGTAAAAACGAGCAGGGCATGGCACATGCCGCCACGGCATTCGCCAAGCAGAGCGGACGGAGGAGGATCTATGCCTGCACGTCCTCTATTGGACCTGGAGCTCTGAATATGGTGACGGCGGCAGGCACCGCAACGGTTAACCGTATTCCGCTGCTTCTGCTACCTGGCGACAACTTCGCATGCCGCCAGCCAGACCCCGTGCTGCAGCAGCTGGAGGCTCCAGCCGATTACACCCTGTCGGCGGCAGACGCCTTCAAGCCGGTCAGCCGCTACTGGGACCGCATTGTACGGCCGGAGCAGCTAATGAAGGCGGCGCTTCAGGCTATGCGGGTGCTGACGGATCCCGCGGAGACAGGCGCTGTTACGTTGGCGCTGCCCCAGGATGTGCAGGCCGAGACGTATGACTTTCCGGCGTCCTTCCTGGCAAGGAGAGTCCATGCGGTTGATCGTCGTCCTCCGGCGGCGGCGGCGATTCACCGCGCTGTCAGCCTGCTGATAGGCAAGCGGAGACCGCTGCTGATTGCGGGCGGCGGCGTTCATTACAGCGGAGCGACAGGAGAGCTTGCTGCGTTCGCTGAGGCCTTCGGCATTCCCGTAGCGGAGACGCAGGCGGGCAAAAGCGTTCTCCCATGGGACCATCCGCTGAATATGGGTGGAGTTGGCGTGACGGGAACGCTCGCTGCGAACCGGCTGGCGAAGGAAGCGGATGCCATTATAGGCATCGGCACACGCTATTCCGATTTCACAACAGCGTCCAAGTCAGCCTTCGGCAATCCTGATGTGCAGTTCATTAATATCAACGTCAGCGCGTTCGACTCAGTGAAGCTGGGCGGCATCGCGGTCACCGCGGATGCGAAGGAAGCGCTGCAAGCGCTGCACGCTGCGCTGAAGGGGGCTAATTACGCCAGCGGATATGGGACGGATGAGCTGATGAGCCTGAAGTCTGAATGGAGCCGCGAGGTCGACCGTCTCTATACGCTGGAGCATGAAGAAGGGTTATCGCAGACAAGAGCGCTTGGCGTCATCAACGAATCGCTGCAGCCGTCCGACATCATTGTCGCCGCGGCCGGCAGCCTGCCCGGAGACCTGCATCGCTTATGGCGTCCGGCCCAGCCGGGAACCTACCATATGGAATACGGCTTCTCCTGCATGGGCTATGAGGTAAGCGGAGCGTTCGGCGCGGCGCTTGCAGCGCCGAAGCAAGAGGTGTACGCCATGGTCGGCGATGGCAGCTATCTCATGCTCCATTCCGAGCTGCTCACAAGCATCCAGGAGGGAGTGAAGATGACGGTTCTGTTGTTCGACAACAGCGGCTATCAATGCATTCACAATCTTCAGAGAGGACACGGCAGCGACGGCTTCGGCAATGAGTTCCGATACCGCGAAGACGCAACCGGCAGGCTGACAGGCGATTATATGCCGATGGACTTCGCCGCGCACGCGCGCAGCATGGGCGCAAGAGCGTATACCGTCCGCACGGCCCAACAGCTTCGGGAGGCGCTGCTTCAAGCGCGCGAAGAGTCGGGCTCGGCGCTGATCGAGATTAAAGTGCTGCCAGGCACGAACACAGATGGATATGAATCCTGGTGGCGGGTCGATGTGCCGTCGGTGTCGTCAAGTCCCAAGGTGGAGGCGTCCCATCGGGCCGTAGCTGAAGGGATTGCCCGGACAAGGGAGCTGTAG